The Nocardia vinacea genome contains the following window.
CGGATGGTCGAGCCGTTACACGTGCGGCGCATGCGCTTCGGCTACTCGGACGCGAGACGGAACGGGTCGCTCGGAAGACAGCTCCGTTGTGGGTGCGTAGACATCGACCGGCGCCTGCGATCCGGACGGTGGCCGGGACGCAACTGGGCGTTGGGTAGACTGTGCTTCCGGCCACCGCCTCAATACGGCAGGTAGCTGCAACAGATGGCTGTTGCGCGTCGAACCGTAGGAGACACGACCATGCCGGCAATCGTCCTGATCGGCGCCCAGTGGGGCGACGAGGGTAAGGGCAAAGCAACCGATCTGCTCGGTGGCAGGTTGCAATGGGTGGTCCGGTACCAAGGCGGTAATAACGCCGGTCACACGGTCGTTCTGCCCAATGGCGACAAGTTCGCGCTGCATCTGATCCCGTCCGGCATTCTCACGCCGGGCGTGACGAACGTCATCGGCAATGGTGTCGTGGTCGATCCCGGCGTCCTGCTCGCCGAGCTGGCCGGACTGGAGGAGCGCGGCGTCGATACCTCCGGACTTCTGCTCTCGGCCGACGCGCATCTGATCATGCCGTACCACGTGGCCATCGATAAGGTCACCGAACGCTTCCTCGGCAATAAGAAGATCGGCACGACCGGTCGCGGCATCGGTCCGTGCTATCAGGACAAGGTCGCCCGGGTCGGCGTGCGCGTCGCGGATGTGCTCGACGAGAAGATCCTGACCCAGAAGGTCGAGGCGGCCCTGGAGTTCAAGAACCAGGTCCTGGTGAAGATCTACAACCGTCGCGCATTGGACCCGCAGCAGGTGGTGGACGAGGTACTCGGACAGGCGGAGAGCTTCAAGCACCGCATCGCCGACACCCGCCTGGAACTGAATCTGGCGCTCGAGCGCGGCGAAACTGTACTGCTGGAGGGTTCGCAGGGCACCCTGCTCGATGTGGACCACGGCACCTACCCGTATGTGACCTCGTCCAACCCGACCTCGGGTGGTGCGGCGGTCGGCGCGGGTGTCGGACCCAACAAGATCACGACTGTGCTCGGCATCCTGAAGTGCTACACCACCCGCGTCGGCTCGGGTCCGTTCCCGACCGAACTGTTCGACAATTTCGGTGAATTCCTGGCCAAGCAGGGCGGTGAGGTCGGCGTGACCACCGGCCGGGCCCGCCGCTGCGGCTGGTTCGACGCGGTCATCGCGCGCTATGCGACTCGGGTCAACGGCGTCACCGACTACTTCCTCACCAAGCTGGACGTCCTGTCGAGCCTGGAGCGGGTGCCGATCTGCGTCGCCTACGAAATCGATGGCAAGCGGGTCGAGCAGATGCCGACCACACAGACCGAATTCCACCACGCCAAGCCGATTTACGAAGAGATGCCCGGTTGGTGGGAAGACATTTCACATGTCGAGACCTTCGAGGAATTGCCTGCCAACGCCCAGGCCTATGTCTTGCGTCTGGAGGAGCTGTCCG
Protein-coding sequences here:
- a CDS encoding adenylosuccinate synthase, which encodes MPAIVLIGAQWGDEGKGKATDLLGGRLQWVVRYQGGNNAGHTVVLPNGDKFALHLIPSGILTPGVTNVIGNGVVVDPGVLLAELAGLEERGVDTSGLLLSADAHLIMPYHVAIDKVTERFLGNKKIGTTGRGIGPCYQDKVARVGVRVADVLDEKILTQKVEAALEFKNQVLVKIYNRRALDPQQVVDEVLGQAESFKHRIADTRLELNLALERGETVLLEGSQGTLLDVDHGTYPYVTSSNPTSGGAAVGAGVGPNKITTVLGILKCYTTRVGSGPFPTELFDNFGEFLAKQGGEVGVTTGRARRCGWFDAVIARYATRVNGVTDYFLTKLDVLSSLERVPICVAYEIDGKRVEQMPTTQTEFHHAKPIYEEMPGWWEDISHVETFEELPANAQAYVLRLEELSGARISCIGVGPGRDQTIVRHDVLG